From Melospiza melodia melodia isolate bMelMel2 chromosome 19, bMelMel2.pri, whole genome shotgun sequence, one genomic window encodes:
- the EPB42 gene encoding protein 4.2, with translation MGQGLSIQKCDFMIPENNKNHHTEEISTKRLIVRRGQPFTITVRFSAPVHNYLKQMKRTFLIVQTGPHSAKADEIQAEFPISSLADQKQWSAAVEEQDPNFWTLRVSTPANAPIGQYNLLFRASKSPQLLGDFTLLFNPWCRDDEVFLANEAQRQEYILNQDGIIYQGTENAILAQPWDFSQFEEDMVDICFILLALGEHSQREKDPAQRRSPVPVCRAAAAMLNCSEFRSLTEYEPGQHHNGTPPSKWLGSIPILRQWIASKFQPVHSGRCWVSAAVLCSVLRCLGIPTRVVTGFTWAHNTKSSLSVDEYYDEDGTLLTQDKSARVWTFHVWNECWMARSDLLPEYSGWQALDATCQEKSKGESFCGPAPVRAIKEGDTQVDYDVCYFFAAINAKCHVWIHKADDTLKPAFGGTKYTGNNISTKSVGSERYEDITQNYKYPEGSLQEKKVLDKAYRNMKELETTSGMSSTQFIFFPTALEEPVNIFIHFQSSSLQLGQDMTLSIEVFNHTDREKATHLVAGIQALHYNGVPIAQLWKEEFHFNLHSNSVNNLKVSVPYTWFGKELGENHLLRLTAVLRDEDSSFMYLAQEEISISDSPLTIEFLENMVQYEPSTARISLQNPLMEPLEQCVIAVTGRGLIYRHRNYRLGSVQAKSTQELEIPFTPTRAGPRRLTARLTCLQLHNLKSYRTTNIAAA, from the exons ATGGGCCAAG GTCTGAGCATCCAAAAATGTGATTTCATGATACCAGAGAATAACAAAAACCACCACACAGAAGAGATCAGCACTAAAAGGCTCATAGTGAGGAGAGGACAGCCATTCACCATCACTGTGAGATTCTCAGCTCCAGTACACAACTACCTGAAGCAGATGAAGAGGACCTTCCTCATCGTACAGACAG GACCACATTCAGCCAAAGCAGACGAAATCCAGGCTGAATTTCCTATCTCCAGCCTGGCAGACCAGAAGCAGTGGAGTGCAGCAGTGGAGGAACAGGACCCAAACTTCTGGaccctgcgtgtgagcacacCTGCCAATGCCCCCATTGGCCAGTACAATCTGCTTTTCCGTGCCTCCAAATCCCCTCAGCTCCTGGGCGACTTCACCCTCCTCTTTAATCCCTGGTGCAGAG ATGATGAGGTGTTCTTGGCTAATGAGGCACAGCGGCAGGAGTATATCCTAAACCAAGATGGCATCATCTACCAGGGGACTGAAAATGCAATCCTAGCCCAACCCTGGGACTTCAGCCAG TTTGAGGAGGACATGGTTGACATCTGCTTCatcctgctggctctgggggAGCACTCCCAAAGAGAAAAGGATCCTGCCCAGCGCCGAAGCCCCGTCCCcgtctgcagagcagctgctgccatg CTGAACTGCAGTGAGTTTAGAAGCCTGACAGAATACGAGCCTGGGCAACACCATAATGGGACACCCCCTTCCAAGTGGCTGGGAAGCATCCCCATCCTCCGGCAGTGGATTGCATCCAAATTCCAGCCCGTGCACTCCGGGAGGTGCTGGGTGTCTGCTGCAGTCCTGTGCTCAG TTCTGAGGTGCCTGGGAATTCCCACCAGGGTGGTCACTGGCTTTACCTGGGCtcacaacaccaagagcagcctgagtgTGGATGAGTACTATGATGAGGATGGGACACTGCTGACACAGGACAAGAGTGCTCGTGTCTG GACCTTCCACGTTTGGAATGAATGCTGGATGGCTCGTTCAGACTTGCTGCCAGAGTACAGTGGGTGGCAGGCACTGGATGCCACCTGCCAGGAAAAAAGCAAGG GTGAATCCTTCTGTGGGCCAGCCCCTGTTCGTGCCATCAAGGAAGGTGACACACAAGTTGATTATGATGTCTGCTACTTCTTTGCTGCCATCAATGCCAAGTGTCATGTGTGGATACACAAAGCAGATGACACCCTCAAGCCAGCTTTTGGTGGCACAAAATACACTGGAAACAACATCAGCACCAAGAGTGTGGGCAGTGAGCGCTATGAGGACATCACACAAAACTACAAATATCCTGAAG GttctctccaggaaaaaaaagtcCTTGACAAAGCCTATAGAAACATGAAGGAACTTGAGACAACCAGCGGCATGAGCAGCACACAGTTTATCTTCTTTCCTACTGCTCTGGAAGAGCCAGTCAACATTTTCATCCATTTCCAGTCAAGTTCTTTGCAACTGGGACAAGATATGACACTTTCCATTGAAGTGTTCAACCACACTGATAGAGAAAAGGCTACTCATCTGGTAGCTGGGATCCAGGCTCTGCATTATAATGGTGTGCCCATTGCCCAGCTTTGGAAGGAAGAGTTTCATTTTAACCTCCACAGCAATTCAG TCAATAACTTGAAGGTGTCTGTGCCTTACACATGGTTTGGAAAAGAGCTGGGAGAGAACCACCTGCTCAGGCTGACTGCTGTGCTTAGAGATGAGGACTCCTCCTTCATGTACCTGGCACAGGAAGAAATCAGCATTTCTGATTCCCCTCTCACCATTGAG TTCCTAGAAAACATGGTGCAGTATGAGCCAAGCACAGCAAGGATCAGCCTCCAGAACCCCCTCATGGAGCCCCTGGAGCAGTGTGTGATAGCAGTCACAGGGCGAGGGCTCATTTACAGACACAGGAATTACAG GCTGGGCTCTGTGCAAGCTAAAAGCACTCAAGAGCTGGAAATCCCATTCACCCCCACCCGAGCAGGGCCCAGGAGACTCACTGCACGTCTTACCTGCCTCCAGCTCCACAACCTGAAGAGCTACAGAACAACCAACATTGCAGCTGCCTGA
- the CCNDBP1 gene encoding cyclin-D1-binding protein 1 yields the protein MEAREPLRDVRGALRAVLARLREGEPSEGREPFELPRFWDALGQTFQVTSQEATKLSLAFSRPPLPSAENCRKLSEDVQNAILAVATVYYWLPKGQGTTLRKMVRDATTEVVEGMIQLTDTILNAPVESLSQEQLISTGGVWEACEQVSNLPRDNQAAVVSALAASLGVVKDAVEEMEQALVEGQDPFGDIMEDEELGFRGNRDTYWSEADRQLLSSCMGLMKASKACLKKVLAAVKAHGKADSPEHIAQLDDLADIANEISPSVDELALSMYPPVNPLAVRFNAAKLASVLTKVLEIAKTSHVCPPSEEGWVQFLTGAVDHNMNKVKSFTQGQL from the exons ATGGAGGCGCGGGAGCCGCTGCGGGACGTGCGCGGGGCGCTGCGGGCGGTGCTGGCGCGGCTGCGAG AGGGAGAGCCGAGCGAGGGCCGAGAGCCGTTcgagctgccgcgcttctgggaCGCGCTAG gtcAGACATTCCAAGTAACATCACAGGAAGCTACAAAGCTGAGTCTggcattctcaaggcctccactACCTTCTGCAGAG AACTGCCGGAAGCTGAGTGAGGATGTCCAAAATGCCATTCTTGCAGTTGCCACAGTGTACTACTGGCTACCCAAGGGCCAAG GTACTACCCTTCGGAAGATGGTTCGAGATGCCACCACTGAAGTAGTGGAAGGGATGATCCAGCTCACAGACACAATTCTCAATGCCCCAGTGGAGAG cttGTCTCAGGAACAGCTGATATCAACTGGAGGTGTGTGGGAGGCCTGTGAGCAAGTGTCTAACCTGCCACGAG ATAACCAGGCAGCAGTTGTGTCGGCTCTGGCTGCATCTCTAGGTGTGGTCAAGGAtgctgtggaggagatggaacag GCACTGGTGGAAGGGCAGGATCCCTTTGGGGACATCATGGAAGATGAGGAGCTGGGCTTTCGGGGCAACAGGGACACGTACTGGTCAGAGGCTGACAGGCAGCTGCTCAGCTCCTGCATGGGACTGATGAAGGCTTCTAAAGCTTGCCTGAAGAAGGTTTTGGCTGCAGTGAAGGCCCATGGCAAAGCTGATTCTCCAGAGCACATTGCACAGCTGGATGACCTAGCAGACATTGCTAATGAGATCAGCCCAAG TGTTGATGAGCTGGCACTGAGCATGTACCCACCTGTGAACCCACTGGCTGTGCGATTTAAC GCTGCTAAGCTGGCCTCAGTATTAACGAAAGTCTTAGAGATTGCCAA GACAAGCCACGTGTGTCCACCATCAGAGGAAGGCTGGGTGCAGTTTCTAACTGGTGCAGTAGATCACAACATGAACAAAGTCAAGAGCTTCACACAGGGTCAGCTTTAA